TCGTAGGTTGAAAGTCTTTTTTTGTGTCTTTTTTTAATGCATATATGGAATTGCTGAGAATATTCATAAACACCTGGTTTATCTTTCCGCCGTAACATTCGACGCTCGGAATGCTGCCCAGGCTTTTTACAAGCTTTATTTCGGTGCCCATCTGATAATTAAGGATGACCAGTGTAGAATCCATTCCTTCATTCAGGTTCACCAGGTTAAGGTCTGCTTCGTCAATACGGGAAAAAACTTTAAGTCCCTTTACAATTTCAACTGTCCGCTTGGCACCGTCCTCCATACCGTTCAGTAATGTTTCCAGTTCGGCTTTGATATAGTCAATGTCAAGATCAATTTTTAAACGGTTGATTTCTCCCAGCCTTTTTTTGACGTGGTCGGGCGTTTCCGCCACATCCATGGTTTCATAAGCTGACAATACCTTCATAACATCTTCAATATCCCTTCTCAAAGGCCGCACATTTGAACTGACGAAGTTAATAGGATTATTGATTTCATGCGCAATACCTGAGGTGAGCTGACCGAGCGAAGCCATTTTTTCGGAGTCAATAAGCTGTGTCTGAGCGTCTTTTAGTTTGACAAGCGCCAGATTTAATTCTTTATTTGCAATTTGTAACTCAGACGTTCTCTCGTTTACACTTTTTTCAAGGTAGGCATTCTGTTCCAGTATGATTTTTTCGTTTTCAAGGGAAATTTCAAGTGCATGTGCCTGCGAAATCTCTTTTTCCTTTTTCAAAATATTTATCTTATCCGCAAGGGCAAACGACAGCAATATCACCTCAATGGCCGTACCGGCCTGCATGGTGTAATTCGTGAAAATATTATAAGGCAGTATGTTCAGATTTCGCAACGTGAACAGTACGATCCCGATCAGGAAAATCACCCAGGCCACCAGATAAAATTTGGCAGGGCGGTAATTTTCAATGGAAAGTTTGATGGAGACAACCAGGGCAAGTAACGATGCCGTTACCCCGGAAACATCAATAATTCTGTAACTTACCCGGTCAATACCGAACAGATTTAACAATATGGCGGCTGCATAGGCTGCGATGAGGACGTTGAGAATATGGTGCACCACTGAAGCCCGCTGCCTTGAATGAAGGAAGTTCTGAAAGAACAGAATAGCAAAAACACCCGCTAGTGCCGGGAAGAGGATGATGGAGAACTTATTAAAAGTGGGGGCGTCCGGCCATAAAAATTTAAAGGTGTACCCGGTAATGGTGGTTTGTGTAAGCCCGATGAAAAGAATGTAAAGAACGTAGTACAGATAGCTCTTCTCCCGGATTGAAAAATAAACAAAAAAGTTATAGAGCATCATCACGAAAAGCACACCGATGTGTATACCGGATATGATTTCATTGGTAAAGGCAAACTGGAAAAAATCCATTTCACTTCTGATGATCAGGGGGAGCACGAGCTGTTCACTTCCCTTTATTTTCAGGTAGTAGGTTTCACTGCCTTTGGGCGGTATGCTGAGTTTGAAGACAATGTTCTGATGCTTGACTTCTCTTTTATCAAATACATCGTTCCAGGAGATTTCCTGGAGCTTATCCCCGCTGTACAGGGTACAGGACTCGATCCTGGGATAGGCCAGTTCCAGAAAAATCTGGTCCTGAGACGTTTGGTTCTTGATGGTGAATCTGAGCCAGAAGGTAGAGTTACTTAATCCGAAATTGGGGGTTTCATCAAAACTTTGAGCAAACTTGCTGGATTTTATAACATCGGATAATGTACTTACTCCGGTGGTATCTTCCAGCACGTCCACACGCTTACCAATGGCAAGTACGTTACCGCTAAAAACCACTTCACCCGCAAATGCAGTCAAGGACGAGAGAAAAACCAGTAAAAACAGCGTGTACCTCTTGCGCAAAATTAGATCCATTGATTAATATCGTAAGTTATTTCCAATTCCCCTCTTAATCCGGTTTCGATCACGGTCTGTTTCGGATTCTCCCTCAGACTTAAAATTTTTTCTCTTTCCTCCGGCGTCGCAAAGGGCAGGTTTACCAGATCCCGGGCAATCAGCGATGTGGCAATCAGCCCTTCCTTCGGATAGTAAAAGGTTCCGTTGTTGCCCAGATCGGTTAATACTTCAAAGCCGATCCGCTGACTGATAGAAAGTGTCAGCGGAGAACATAGCCCCATCAGGTATTTGATCCCTACCATAGAAGAAATTGCCATAGCAGTGCGTCCCAAATATACGCTTCCTATACCATAACCCGCTACTTCTTTTGAATTAAACAGGCCACAAAACTCTGCTACATTGTAATCCCCTATGTTGTCCACATAGTTATAAATATTCTTATCAATTTTTGCGATAGCATCTTCCATGGGCATCTTTATTTCCGGAGATCTTATTTGCACCCTGGTACCGCCATATATAGTGCTCCGGTCATCTGATTCTACCACAATTACATACGTGTTGGGATCATAAAGCCAGTTATGACTGGCCGATGTGACCTGCTTTACACCGTATGCCTCTAGTACCTTCCTGTGCCCGTCGGCATATCTCAGGCTGGTTTCGACGTCATCAGGCGCACGATATGCTTTTATATGTGCCAGCATTTACGATTCCGGATTGATTATGAAAAGTGTTTCATCCAACGGCAGACGATAACTTTTGATATGCGGCTTTTCTGCTTTTGCAAGCTTGACTAAAAAAACTTCGGCTTTATTTTCGCCTAAAGGTACTACATCAAGGAATTTTTTCCTTAACTCTTTTAATTTTCCTACCTCGGAATCGTCCAGACCTGCTCCATTGCCATGCAGTACCCTCGGAAACAGGTAAAAAGGCGATATGAGCGGATGAACAGCAAATCCTAATTCCTCGGCTTTCAGCCACAAACGCTGCAGAGACATCCCGCCGCGGAAAAAGTCCCGGTAACTATATTGAGGTAATGTGATGATACCTATTGCGGAAGCCGTACTTACCGTTTTCATAGATACTTCTATCAGTGCCTGGCCGCCGTCAATATCTTTTAACGTACCGGTAATGTCCTCGTCTTTTATGATTGCCATGGCCGCCTGCTGTGCCCCATCCAAACCCAGGGTACGGATGTCAATTCCAGCTTTTGACTTTTCTGCATCCTGAGGCGTCCACCTCATCTCCCTGGCTACAAAATCATGGTGTCCTTTGGGATTCAGAAGCCTTACCCTGTCACATGCGCCAATGATCTCGCCAATGGTCAGTATTTGTTGTTGATCCGTAATATAATGAAATGTTGCCCCATTTATACTTTCAGCGGCACTTTTCAGTGCTTCGTACTGAGCATTTGATAGGGGTACCGGCAGGGAGGGGTTACGATTGGTACATCTTTCAAAAATTCCATGTACCAGTTGAGGGTCATGCACAGGCTCGAAATCCTGTTCCGGAGCTGTTTTGTAAAACGCAATGGATGCGATGAGTATAGAGTCGTCTCCCAACGGGAATATATTGCCGCTGATGGTCAACCCCGCTTCGTAACTTTTAAGCAAAAGATTCTCATAGCAAGCCCCAAACGACAGGTTAGAGGCGATCTGGTCAAAATCGCCAAAGGAATAGGATCGGTAACGATCGTGGAAAAGGTGTAACCTGCCGTTTCTGTAAAGCCACTTCCAGGGCTGGTCGTTACCTGTGGAAGGCGCCTGGCAAGCCGCATTAACAATTTCCTGAATGATATCTTCTGCAATATAGTCGGAGTTGCTATAAGGTACTGTGTCTGCCAGCACGATCGCCTCATCAATGTTGAAAGGCTCGTACGGATTGGTATGTACGGGCTTGGGTTTTGGGATTTTATCACCGACAATATCTTCCAGATCCACATAATATCTGCCCGACTCACTGTACTGATTCAGGAGGATACGGCGGGATACATCCGTCACAACGCCGGCGCCCAGGGTTACCGCGCTTGCCAGCTGCGGCCAGGTACTGATGGTCTGCCCGATTTCCACCAGAGATAATTTCCCTCTTTTGGAACCGTTCAGCGCATTCACCATTTTCAGCACCAGCGGGAGGCGGTCCTTTTCCGAAATGTGTTTGAGTTTCTCCTCAGGAATATCTTTTAACAAACCGTGCAGAATTGGCCTGTCGGGTTGCAGATCAAATCTTTCTACATCCAGCATACCTTTGTCACTCGTTTCCATCAGCACGGGAATGCGGTGTTTTTTTGCTTCGTTTCTGCACAGGATCTTGATGTTCAGCTCGTCACATTCTTCAACCAGCAGATCCAGATTCCCGTTTTCAGTTATAAACTGCGTGATGTTTTGTTCCGTGATCCCATCTGTGTAACATTCTATTTCAATGAAGGGATCAATCTCAGCTATCTCACGGGCGGTCAGTATGGCTTTGTTGGTACCAATATTGTGAAGGCCGGTTTTGATTCTGTTGAGGTTACTGAGTTCCAGCGTGTCAAAATCAGCCAGTTTGAGGTGTCCGCAGATTCTTTCGGTAGCCAGCGTTAACGCTACCGCATTCCCTACTGACAAGCCTACAATTCCTATTTTTTTTTCAAGCAAATGATTTTGCTCCGCACTTGTAATTTTGTGCTTGTTCCGGCTGGTTCTCAGTTCCACAAATTCGGCCTTCTCCAGGATATGAAGCATTCTCCTGGCCCAGGGATAATATACCCATACGCCTTCCTGATCAACATTTTTACCTTCTGCCCAAAGGTTAAAGTGTTTGTCGAGTTCGGTGGCGGACAACCGGGTTTTAGGATTCCTGACTTTGAAAAGCTCTTTTTTTTGTCCAGAAAAGAGGTCCAGGATTACGGTATCTTTTTTGTCGATGAGCAGCTCTTGGAAACTGTGATCAGCAGCACTTTCTTTCCGGGAGAAAAACAGTGGCCTGAAATCTTGTGTAATCGGATGCATTTTAAAATTCTGTTCGTATTATTAATCGGTTATTACACTATTCTCTAACAATTCTGTAACTTGGCAGCTGATAAGAAAGCCTGAGTGAAAATTCTTAAAATTGTGCAAACCTTATCGTTGATAATTAGTTTTGAACCGGCAAAAATGATTCTTTGTATTTTTTATATTGCGATAAGCAGAAGTTTCTAATTGCTTTTTAATAATTTTCGAATTTAACATTTATTCCTGTAAACAAATTTTATGTCTGAGTTTTTTAATGTAATTATCATACATAAAGTTGTTCTTTTGACCTAAAATCTTAAGATTAAGAAAATTCGCAATGGACATTTCTGAAAAAATCAGCGTGTTATACGTTGATGATGAGCTAAACAACCTAAACTCCTTTAAAGCGGCCTTCAGAAGGGATTTTAATGTGCTGATTGCCACTTCGGGGCAGGAGGGGCTTAAGATTCTGGAGGAGAACACCATTCACGTCATTATCACGGACCAGCGGATGCCGG
This portion of the Dyadobacter sp. CECT 9275 genome encodes:
- a CDS encoding Rv1355c family protein is translated as MHPITQDFRPLFFSRKESAADHSFQELLIDKKDTVILDLFSGQKKELFKVRNPKTRLSATELDKHFNLWAEGKNVDQEGVWVYYPWARRMLHILEKAEFVELRTSRNKHKITSAEQNHLLEKKIGIVGLSVGNAVALTLATERICGHLKLADFDTLELSNLNRIKTGLHNIGTNKAILTAREIAEIDPFIEIECYTDGITEQNITQFITENGNLDLLVEECDELNIKILCRNEAKKHRIPVLMETSDKGMLDVERFDLQPDRPILHGLLKDIPEEKLKHISEKDRLPLVLKMVNALNGSKRGKLSLVEIGQTISTWPQLASAVTLGAGVVTDVSRRILLNQYSESGRYYVDLEDIVGDKIPKPKPVHTNPYEPFNIDEAIVLADTVPYSNSDYIAEDIIQEIVNAACQAPSTGNDQPWKWLYRNGRLHLFHDRYRSYSFGDFDQIASNLSFGACYENLLLKSYEAGLTISGNIFPLGDDSILIASIAFYKTAPEQDFEPVHDPQLVHGIFERCTNRNPSLPVPLSNAQYEALKSAAESINGATFHYITDQQQILTIGEIIGACDRVRLLNPKGHHDFVAREMRWTPQDAEKSKAGIDIRTLGLDGAQQAAMAIIKDEDITGTLKDIDGGQALIEVSMKTVSTASAIGIITLPQYSYRDFFRGGMSLQRLWLKAEELGFAVHPLISPFYLFPRVLHGNGAGLDDSEVGKLKELRKKFLDVVPLGENKAEVFLVKLAKAEKPHIKSYRLPLDETLFIINPES
- a CDS encoding sensor histidine kinase is translated as MDLILRKRYTLFLLVFLSSLTAFAGEVVFSGNVLAIGKRVDVLEDTTGVSTLSDVIKSSKFAQSFDETPNFGLSNSTFWLRFTIKNQTSQDQIFLELAYPRIESCTLYSGDKLQEISWNDVFDKREVKHQNIVFKLSIPPKGSETYYLKIKGSEQLVLPLIIRSEMDFFQFAFTNEIISGIHIGVLFVMMLYNFFVYFSIREKSYLYYVLYILFIGLTQTTITGYTFKFLWPDAPTFNKFSIILFPALAGVFAILFFQNFLHSRQRASVVHHILNVLIAAYAAAILLNLFGIDRVSYRIIDVSGVTASLLALVVSIKLSIENYRPAKFYLVAWVIFLIGIVLFTLRNLNILPYNIFTNYTMQAGTAIEVILLSFALADKINILKKEKEISQAHALEISLENEKIILEQNAYLEKSVNERTSELQIANKELNLALVKLKDAQTQLIDSEKMASLGQLTSGIAHEINNPINFVSSNVRPLRRDIEDVMKVLSAYETMDVAETPDHVKKRLGEINRLKIDLDIDYIKAELETLLNGMEDGAKRTVEIVKGLKVFSRIDEADLNLVNLNEGMDSTLVILNYQMGTEIKLVKSLGSIPSVECYGGKINQVFMNILSNSIYALKKDTKKDFQPTIWVTTWLKDDEHVAISIKDNGIGIPAELKTKIFDPFFTTKQIGEGTGLGLSIVFKIIEVHGGTIIVNSEVGEGTEFVITLPIVKKKRPIPEFNE